TCCCGCTGTGGTCATCCGCACTTTCATTCCCCCtcgtgtgtttttattgagtTTGCGCGACGAGACGTCCTCCTTGCGATATTGGCTCCTTTGTCGCCACCACCGGTGCGATAAGCTGGGATGGTTAACAGTCCCCCTGATTGGAGGAACCTGCGGTGGGCGGGAGCACCTGACGTGACATCTCGCCACATGATGAATGCATTTCAGGGGTCCAAGTGCCACCTAAGTTTTAGAGCAGCAGTGTAGTTTAATGACTCAGTGGCTTTTCGTTGTGGgccggggggaggagggggagagcgtACGCAGCCAGGGCCTCCATAAATGCACCGCTGTGTTCAGGCTGTTAGACTATGAGGACTTTGTTTTCACCCCCAGCTTCTCTTTTGGGAAGAAAATAGTCTACAGGACAGCCAGTGATGAACTGCCCTCTTAAAATCCTTTCGTGGCCTGTACCTGCATCTTAGAGGTGCTTGAGATACAAAGCCTCTTGCCTCTTCATCCTTCCAGTCTGAGCTACAGCTTCTcatctttcccccctctctttatCCATCCCTGCTTCctgacacactgctgcagtggCTGGCAGACAGTACTAGTTATTCCCCATTAAGCAGAAGGGGAACAAGTGATTCAGGAGGAGGTTGCAGGGTTGTATAAGGGCACTGAGATGTGTTTTGCAGCTGCTGTCTTGCTGCATAAATTCATCAATGTTGTAGGCAGACAATTAGCAAAGGTTTTCACCAAATATACCAGGATTTATTGTTGAGGAGAAACGTCCGGAAAGTCAGAATCTCTTAATATGATTATGTGATGCACATAAAGGCTAAGGCAAACTTGTCCTTTGGCAAAAAGTCAACATATAAAGTGGTTGATTCATAGAAGACAAAAGAGTACTTATTGTGCTCTCTGGCAGCTAGTTGGCCTTTGCATTACAGTATTAAACAGTATAAGGATGTTAGTTTCTTTAACGTGGTGATTTTCAGAAAGTAAGTATCAACACCTTCTGAATCTGATGTTGACAGCCGTTTGTTCCAAGCAGATTCATACCctgaatgtaaaaaattataGCTCTGTTCAAATATAGCACAATTAATTTTGCTTGGATTTATGTCCAAAGAAAGAGATTGGACATTTGCTGTTTCACAGTGGAGTTTAGAAAGTCGCATGTATATATAGAGAATAACAAGGGACCCCGGACTGATCCCTGAGGGATCCCACATGGAAGGGCAGCATTAGAGGAGGATCCAGCCAAAACAGAAGACCGAACTGaatttatgtatgtattatgTTATGATGATCATGCTATAAAGTTCAATATGCTTGTTCCTAAACATGACTGCTGACTGGACAGATGTGACTTGGAGCTTAGCCAGTCATGTGAGGATTTACATCGGCTCTGAATCATGTCATCATAATAAAACTACTGTTCTGTTGTTTCTATATCGCTAATGTTGTCATGGCTGCCGCTGGCTCATTTCACTCCATTGAAAACCTTCCTAGGCAAAATAGACTATTCCACCACAGTCTACATCATTGCCCTCAATAGCAGCAGGGAACTTTGTGAAGCTTGAAAAGCATATTTGTGAGGTCTTTCCAGGTAGGCTGCAGCTATTATCCCCAGTCATTGGACAATAGCTGTTCACAGATATGGAGGACCACGTGTTGAATTTCTTCACCGCAGCCGTCAAAAAATGGAGGTGAAAGGAGGCAGACTTGTTCATGTGGTGTCTCTATGGATGTGTTCGTGTGTGGGCGAGGATGGCGGGTGCAACAACAAATTAGAGTCGGACCTTCCCTGCAGACTCCTAGTTGAGGCTGTAAAGTTCTAAGATGGTAGTcattctgtgtgtatgtctccGTGCATGCTCCGTTGTGTTGAGGACTTCACTGTGACACTGGTTTAGTTTTATCACAGCAATAATGGAGGCCAGAGGGAGTTCAGCCTCTGTCTATGTTTTCAAGAGGCCCCTGTAAAATTGTGGACGCTCACTTTTGCATCCATCAGCATTCAGACATTGAGAGAACTGTCGGTTTCCTCCTAAGATGATTAGCATTGAGCTTCAGTCTCGCTCCCAGCCAtgtgctcctctccctcctgcctcctcactTTCTTAATCACTAAGGTTCCGGCACTGAACAGGCTTTTCCTGGGGTTCATTTATTTGTCCACTGGATGACATTTGAAACCCctggattttgttgttgtatttcagtttatttttttggctcaATATTACAGCTTGTCCTTGTACTAGGCTTCCTATTCAATTCTTCAGTCTCCATGGGTCATGGGACTGGTTTCTTCGGCCGTTTCACAGTTATACCTGGCAGTTACGTGGTGTAAATATTTTTAACTAGTTTTCTTAGAGCAATGTCTTTTGATTTAGTGTTGCGTTAATTTTCACTTGTATAAACCTTTTTAACACGCAGCTTTTTATGTAAAACACCTTGATAGATATACTGTAGGGAAACGCGTGAGAAGGAATTACAAACAGTATTTGTTTGCCTTTTAAGAAAGTGGCACACCTAAAATTAAAATTGAGCAACTTCAGAACATGTATTTGATCGATAGGCTTTTCCCACTGGCATCAAATAAagtgccattttttttccccgttaaGTAAATTGTCATTTTCAAGGACAAATGATAATGATTTGTTTGTTCGTGGTTCTACATGTGAGGATTTACTGCTTCCCTGTGTTTCATATCAATGTAAATTTActatgttttggttttggacaaTTGGACGAACTGAGGaagacatttaaacatttaaagaagGGAATTTTTCATTATCTTCCGCCTAGTGGTTGGCACACATGCTATGTGATTGTGAAATCCCCGGGTTCCAGCATAGGGCCTTtactgcgcgcgcgcgcgcgcgcacacacacacacacacacacacacacacacacacacacacacacacacacacacacacacacacacacacacacacacacacacacacacacacacacacacacacacacacacacacacacacacacacacacacacgtcagaatcGCTCTTCAAAGATAAGAACCGGGGACACTTAACCAGATGGGCTCATTGTTATtatccacctccacctgccaGCAATCAATCACTGTAATGAATCCCCGAGCTTTTCCAATCATGTCTAGAAAATGACACACTACTTAACATCCTATTTGGTAACTAGTGAGGggaaacacatgcaaacacccCTGATGTaacgctggaaaaaaaacaggcgtGTGGATTTCCTCTCACTCCACAGCCTATAAACCAACTGACACTAACTAATTGAGTTGCCGAACCGCTTAATAAAACTAAAAGCAGGAAGAGGCCATCTAGCCGACTCATTACATTCGCTTAATCCTTTATAGttaattgactttttttcccccctctgtgtcAAACAAAGGGGAAATTTATAACGCTGTCAACCCCCCTTACTTTCCTGCCAACCTTACAGTGCTATAACTAAAAGGCATCTTTTTAAGCTGATGTTAGCAGACAAACATGCGCATTGGCCAAATCCATTTTCGCTGTTGCTGAAATATTTACTTGGTGGAAGAACATTAGATTTATTGTAGTGTTGACAAATTTACAAGACAATCACACTGACCACCACTGCCACATCCAAATGCATGTTAACCAGTCACACCAAAACAGCTCTGCTTTGCCCCAGAATCAGGCGATGTCTTTGCATATTTACTTCTTCTATTGACATTTTCCAGTAAATTGTCATACCACCGTATTGatcaaaatactgtaaaatgtgtAATAAAGTTGGAACAGTGAAGAGCCACTGGTCCCTTCAGTATTTTCCCCACTGTAAATCTCactttttcagtattttgttttcatgatgtTCTCCCTCCTTGACTGTGGAACAATcctttctgttttaatttgtcataCAAAACCCATGAGCCTTGGCTGCAGTGGCTGTGCAGAAGAAGTCTGACAGAGGCATGAATCAGAGCTgcagtgtattaaaaaaaaaaaagtagttgaTGCAGCGGAGGCCATAGGGGCAAAAGGCAGCCCCATAGTTGCAGAGCTCATCCCAGAAATCgattatttattgaatttaattcATCATGCCAACTTTTCCGCACTGGCAGTGGAACATGTAACAGAATTTTAAAGTAAGTAATATTCAACGCTAGAGTTTCAGAGGAGGAATAAAGCTGCAAGTCTCTTGAACCATCCCCAACGTCATTGTCATCAAACGGCATCTCTTGTAGTAGTGACCACATCCACCTGGGATGCAAAGTTGCCCTATAACACCACACTAATTCACTGCTGCACAGGGTGTGGAAAAATATGTTGTCACCACTAGTTGGCAGTGAAAGCAGGATAATTGGACGTGGTACATTTAGTCGTAAAGGTCAGTAGTTGGGGGATTTCTACTGAAATGTATCTTAGGAGTCCCAGTTATCATCTTAGGCTTCTACCTTTCTTCAAGatgttttcaaacaaaataaatgtctattatTCACTCCATATTTGTGTTCAATTCACCAGGGAGAGTTTCATGCCTATGTATTTGTGCAGAAATGAACAGGACTTCCAGAAACCTGGATGTctgaaaaaattatttatattcatgacAAAACGTAGTCTTCCGGCTTTGACATCTACAACAAACCATTGAAGTTGAACATACAAAAGCCACATATAATCAGAACagtggcacaaaaaaaagacatggacCATTTCACTACCTGGCAATGATCATATcatgcaaaaagaaatatttgtGGTCTATGTTTTTAATGTACACAGTATTaatatgtctctctctctctcttacttccTCTAGGCCATGGAACCAAAGGAGTGTTCGAGCTGCTAGCAGGCTGGAGGAGAACGAGGGAAAACCTCCCCTTCAAGGAGCGCGTGGCGGACGCTTTTGCCGACGTGATGGTGTGCTACACCATGACCAGCTCACTCTACATCATCACCTTCGGCATGGGAGCTAGCCCTTTTACCAACATCGAGTCGGTGAAAATCTTTTGCCAGAGCATGTGCGTCGCCATACTGGTCAACTACTTCTACGTTTTCTCTTTCTACGGCTCCTGCCTGGTGTTTGCTGGACAGCTGGAGCAGAACCGCTaccacagtgttttctgttgcaAAATCCCCTCAGTGGAGTATCTGGACCGCCAGCCCACATGGTTTAAAACTATGATGAGCGACGGCCATGACCTGTCCACGCACCATGACAGTGTCCCCTACCAGAATCATTTCATCCAGCACTTCCTGCGAGAGCACTACACAGAATGGATAACCAACACTTATGTCAAACCCTTTGTGGTCATCCTCTATCTTATCTACGCCTCTTTTTCATTCATGGGATGTTTACAAATCAGTGACGGATCGAATGTCGTCAACCTGTTGGCTAGTAACTCTCCAAGCGTTTCATATGCTCTGACCCAGCAGAAATATTTCAGTAACTACAGTCCTGTGATTGGGTTTTACATTTACGAGCCAATTGAGTACTGGAACTCCACAGTGCAGGAGCACCTGAAGACACTGAGTCATGGCTTCAACAAGATCTCCTGGATGGACAACTTTTTCCACTACCTGCGGGTGGTAAACGTGAGTGCGTCGACCAAGGGCGACTTCATCACCATCCTTAAAGGCTCCTTCCTGCGCAGCCCGGAGTACCAGCACTTCACTGAGGATATCATATTCTCAAAGAACCGTGAGACTGACGAGTACGATATTATTGCCTCACGGATGTACTTGGTGGCGCGGACGACTGAGAAGAAGCgcgaggaggtggtggagctTCTGGAAAAGCTCCGTCCCTTGATGCTGATCAACAGCATCAAGTTCATTGCCTTCAATCCCACGTTTGTGTTCATGGACCGCTACAGCTCCTCCGTCATCTCCCCCATCCTGACCTCAGGCTTCAGTGTActcaccatcctcatcctcactttCTTCCTGGTCATCAACCCCTTAGGGAACTTCTGGCTCATCCTCACAGTCACATCTGTAGAACTGGGCGTCTTGGGTTTGATGACCCTTTGGAACGTTGGCATGGACAGCATTTCAATTCTGTGCCTTATTTATACCCTCAACTTCGCCATGGATCACTGTGCACCACACCTGTACACTTTTGTGCTGGCCACCGAGCACACTAGGACGCAGTGCATCAAGTTGGCACTGGAGGAGCACGGGGCTGCCATCCTGCAGAACACATCCTGCTTTGTGATCGGGATCATGCCCCTGGTGTTTGTGCCTTCCAATCTGACCTACACACTGTTCAAGTGCTCCCTCCTCACTGCAGGCTGCACTGTGCTGCACTGCTTCGTCATCCTGCCGGTCTTCCTGACCTTCTTCCCGCCATCcaaaaagagacacaagaaaaagaaacgggCCAAGCGGAAAGAGCGGGAGAGGGAAcgggaaagggagagggaaagagagcgGGAGGAGATAGAGTGCATTGAAGTCAGGGAGAATCCTGATCATGTGACAAACGTCTGAGTAGTTTGTAATTTGAGCAATGCATATCAGTGGGTAAGGTATTGGTTAATGAGGCATTCTCCAATTGCGAGGCGCCTCTAGAGGTAAAGGGGAGTCTGATATGTCCCCTGAGGAGTGGACACTCGTCACTCCCAACCAATAGCAGCAAAGCTGACTAGAGTAGAGCGCAGCCCCACTGGTCAGTCATTCAGTCCTCCAGTCTGGACAGTGTATCTCATTTGCACAAACTGCAAAATGCTCACGGTTCTAAAGCTCTTTCCCAATTATttggtattttaaaaaaaggtagtTGACAGAACTTATGCTTGCTAAATCTGTAGGTAAATtctaaacatacagtatactaGTCCATTTAAGTATTAGCAATTTTAGGTTCATCTCCTGCAGCCCTTATCTCAAAGGCAGTGAGTGAGGATCATTGCAGTCTGTTAAAATAAGGACATGAAGACACGTTGGTGAAAGTGCTTTGGGTGATAAAACAAGAGTGCACAGATTAGAGCTACGCAAATGACGATTGTGATCGTACCTCGCACCTTGATCacagcaaagagaaacaaaaccaaattcaGCGGAAAGAGAAAACTGTGGACCTGGAAGCACACTGCATGCTTTTCTGTCACATGAAAAATAGCTGAACAGCTGATCTGGGTAGATGGCATACACTGTGTCCATTGTGAAGAATTATCTTGCACATTGAATTATGTGAATAGAACTGTCAAGGTTCATGTTAGCAGGAGGCCAATATTTCTGCTCTATTCCAGAGGTCAAATAAAGTCTTAGACAAAAGGCAAAATTAACTGCAGTGGGCTGCAGCGTatgaggagaaagggagaagtAACTATTGGGTAGCAGTGTTTTTGAGAAGGCCTGATTCTTGGAGTACTTATTAGTACTCAGAGTACTACACTGTTTTTGCAGACCAGAGAAACCCAAAGTGAAGTGTTTTTCCAAGGTtggaaaata
This sequence is a window from Scophthalmus maximus strain ysfricsl-2021 chromosome 18, ASM2237912v1, whole genome shotgun sequence. Protein-coding genes within it:
- the ptchd4 gene encoding patched domain-containing protein 1, with the translated sequence MCFIGGHGASASGILWRMLRQVIHRGLKASFYWLGLFVSRHPVFFLTVPAVLTIIFGSTVLSRFTPETDLEVLVAPTHSLAKIERSLANSLFPIDQSKHKLYSDLHTPGRYGRLILLAKSGGNILELAEQVLRVHKRVLDLRVNYKGFNYTFAHLCVLSHRDKRCLLDDIVTIFEDIRQAVLSNSTFHKVPVSYPNTTLKDGRVSFIGHQLGGVSYSPNSRDQQVKFARAVQITYYLRNHGPVVQDAIAERWENEFCALASRLSTAEAPHAPDQLHVQSLTSFSLWRDFHQTGVLAKGEVLVSLVLVLLAATISSSMRDCLRGKPFLGLLGVLTICIANVTAAGIFFISDGKFNSTLLGIPFFAMGHGTKGVFELLAGWRRTRENLPFKERVADAFADVMVCYTMTSSLYIITFGMGASPFTNIESVKIFCQSMCVAILVNYFYVFSFYGSCLVFAGQLEQNRYHSVFCCKIPSVEYLDRQPTWFKTMMSDGHDLSTHHDSVPYQNHFIQHFLREHYTEWITNTYVKPFVVILYLIYASFSFMGCLQISDGSNVVNLLASNSPSVSYALTQQKYFSNYSPVIGFYIYEPIEYWNSTVQEHLKTLSHGFNKISWMDNFFHYLRVVNVSASTKGDFITILKGSFLRSPEYQHFTEDIIFSKNRETDEYDIIASRMYLVARTTEKKREEVVELLEKLRPLMLINSIKFIAFNPTFVFMDRYSSSVISPILTSGFSVLTILILTFFLVINPLGNFWLILTVTSVELGVLGLMTLWNVGMDSISILCLIYTLNFAMDHCAPHLYTFVLATEHTRTQCIKLALEEHGAAILQNTSCFVIGIMPLVFVPSNLTYTLFKCSLLTAGCTVLHCFVILPVFLTFFPPSKKRHKKKKRAKRKEREREREREREREREEIECIEVRENPDHVTNV